GCCAAGGGGTTTTCTCAAGAAGCTGGGTTGGATTATTACGAAACATTCAGTCCGGTGGTGAAGCCTACTACTGTGCGCCTTATTCTCTCTCTTGCAGCCACTCAGGGATGGAAACTGAAACAACTTGATGTCAAGAATGCCTTTTTACATGGCTTTCTTGAGGAGGAGGTGTATATGTCCCAGCCATAGGGTTTTGTTAACAAGGCTCATCCCGACTATGTTTGCAAATTACAAAGGTCACTTTATGGACTCAAACAAGCTCCCCGAGCTTGGAATGACAGGTTCACTACTTTCTTACTCTCATTGGGGTTTAAGTCTTCTTATGCCGATCCTTCCATGTTTGTTCAACATAATGGTACCAACATGGTTGTGTTActgttatatgtggatgacatcatACTTACTGGTGATAGTGAGGCTTGTGTTCAGTCTGTTATCTCTCAGTTAACCACCGAGTTTGACATGAAGGATTTGGGGAttcttcattattttcttggcTTGCAAATTGACTATCACTCTTCGGGCTTATTTGTGCATCAGTCTAAATATGTTCATGATCTGTTGCAACGGTCGAATATGCTCGAGTGTAAACCATGTCTCACACCCTGTCATCCTAATCAGAAACTTCTCACACATGGCAGTCCTAGTTATTCCGATCCCACACATTACAGGAGCATTGTCGGAGCCCTTCAATACTTAACATTTACACGGCCCGATATTGCCTATTCTGTGAATCAAGTGTGCCAATTTATGCATTCTCCTCTGGACTCTCATTATGTTGCTGTCAAGCGGATTCTTCGATATCTCCGTGG
This region of Malus domestica chromosome 07, GDT2T_hap1 genomic DNA includes:
- the LOC114825728 gene encoding uncharacterized mitochondrial protein AtMg00810-like; the encoded protein is MVVLLLYVDDIILTGDSEACVQSVISQLTTEFDMKDLGILHYFLGLQIDYHSSGLFVHQSKYVHDLLQRSNMLECKPCLTPCHPNQKLLTHGSPSYSDPTHYRSIVGALQYLTFTRPDIAYSVNQVCQFMHSPLDSHYVAVKRILRYLRGTIGWGIFFQPGSLCLRAYTDADWAGDPNDRRSTTEAEYRAMATTTAEVVWLQQLLKDLHLDISSPPSLHCDNVSAMALATNPVLHSKAKHIEVDCHFVRERVQQGVISLQFVASQAQFADIFTKGLCSPLFTTHCSNLMLGLPKT